The Natrinema salifodinae genome includes a window with the following:
- a CDS encoding alpha-glucuronidase family glycosyl hydrolase — translation MPLEEYDDCWLRYDRIDEGDRPASHRRYCQHAYVSDGAPELGAVRDELRRGIGGLLGREPHLWHHPPRTVDGFLAIGTPDEMAVVRDIVAVETVESLADGGYCMRTGRWNGADCLVVTAPTDRGLVYGTFHLLRLLATGRPIDDLDVIEEPATADRLIDHWDNPFRKSVERGYAGQSIFDWELLPELRPRYEDYARLLASVGINGVVVNNVNTQLPPRESANPAHDELEGWRLLETRSLEKLTSLAGLFRRYGIRTLLSVNFAAPMRIGELDTADPLDPEVEAWWKRKADELYERVPDFGGFLVKADSEGQPGPYEYDRDHVDGANVLARALEPHGGRVWWRAFVYGSHEDRAVQAAETFAPLDGEFHDNVTVQIKNGPIDFQPREPVSTLFGAMPETNVGCELQITQEYTGQGVHCCYHVPMWKEILEFDVDGEGTAVTDVLGDEGEGIAGVGAVGDDYNWTGHYLSQANLYGFGRLAWNPDLDAETITEEWVRLTFGTEPAVVETVSDILMASWEATIKYTTGGLGLMHMMDNGSEFLENHYDPSPEEWPGYHGATADGIGVDRTSAGSGYAPQFRDPVAERYESVDTCPEELLLFFHHLPWEHELEDGTTVVQRLYDNCFEGVETVRELRADWASLEGEIDHERYRHTMERFDEHVEHAAIWRDTLVSFFYEHSGIPDERGRVPRAN, via the coding sequence ATGCCACTCGAAGAGTACGACGACTGTTGGCTCCGGTACGATCGAATCGACGAGGGGGATCGTCCGGCGTCACATCGCCGCTACTGCCAGCACGCCTACGTCTCCGACGGCGCCCCGGAACTGGGCGCGGTCCGGGACGAACTCCGACGGGGAATCGGCGGCCTTCTGGGGCGCGAACCCCACCTCTGGCACCATCCGCCCCGAACCGTCGACGGATTCCTGGCGATCGGGACGCCCGACGAGATGGCGGTCGTCCGCGACATCGTCGCCGTCGAAACGGTCGAATCGCTCGCCGATGGCGGGTACTGCATGCGAACGGGGCGGTGGAACGGCGCCGACTGCCTCGTCGTCACCGCCCCGACCGATCGGGGGCTCGTGTACGGGACGTTCCACCTCCTCCGGCTGCTGGCGACCGGCCGGCCGATCGACGACCTCGACGTGATCGAGGAACCCGCCACCGCCGACCGGCTGATCGACCACTGGGACAACCCGTTTCGCAAGTCGGTCGAGCGCGGCTACGCGGGACAGTCGATCTTCGATTGGGAGCTGCTTCCCGAGTTGCGACCCCGGTACGAGGACTACGCCCGATTGCTCGCCTCCGTCGGGATCAACGGCGTCGTGGTAAACAACGTCAACACGCAGCTTCCCCCACGCGAGAGCGCAAATCCCGCACACGACGAACTCGAGGGGTGGCGGTTGCTCGAGACTCGCTCCCTCGAGAAGTTGACCAGCCTGGCGGGACTGTTCCGCCGCTATGGGATTCGGACGCTTCTCTCGGTCAACTTCGCGGCGCCGATGCGGATCGGCGAGTTGGATACCGCCGATCCGCTCGATCCCGAGGTCGAGGCGTGGTGGAAGCGGAAGGCCGACGAGCTCTACGAGCGCGTGCCGGACTTCGGGGGCTTCCTCGTCAAAGCCGACTCGGAGGGACAACCCGGTCCCTACGAGTACGACCGCGATCACGTCGACGGCGCGAACGTCCTCGCGCGTGCCCTCGAGCCCCACGGCGGGCGAGTGTGGTGGCGAGCGTTCGTCTACGGGTCCCACGAAGACCGAGCCGTTCAGGCCGCCGAAACGTTCGCACCGCTCGACGGGGAGTTCCACGACAACGTGACCGTCCAGATCAAGAACGGCCCGATCGACTTTCAGCCGCGAGAACCCGTCTCGACGCTGTTCGGCGCGATGCCCGAAACGAACGTCGGGTGCGAGCTCCAGATCACGCAGGAGTACACCGGGCAGGGCGTTCACTGCTGTTATCACGTTCCGATGTGGAAGGAGATCCTCGAGTTCGACGTCGACGGCGAGGGCACCGCGGTCACGGACGTCCTCGGAGACGAGGGGGAAGGGATCGCCGGCGTCGGCGCCGTCGGGGACGATTACAACTGGACCGGCCACTACCTTTCCCAGGCGAATCTATACGGGTTCGGCCGGCTCGCGTGGAATCCGGATCTCGACGCCGAGACGATCACCGAGGAGTGGGTCCGGCTGACGTTCGGCACCGAGCCGGCGGTCGTCGAGACGGTCTCCGACATCCTCATGGCGTCCTGGGAGGCGACGATCAAGTACACGACCGGCGGGCTCGGCCTGATGCACATGATGGACAACGGCAGCGAGTTCCTCGAGAACCACTACGATCCCTCGCCCGAGGAGTGGCCAGGCTACCACGGCGCGACCGCGGACGGGATCGGCGTCGACCGAACGTCGGCCGGAAGCGGCTACGCACCGCAGTTTCGCGACCCGGTCGCCGAACGGTACGAATCGGTCGATACCTGTCCGGAAGAGCTCCTGCTGTTCTTCCATCATCTCCCGTGGGAGCACGAACTCGAGGATGGAACGACCGTCGTGCAGCGGCTCTACGACAACTGTTTCGAGGGGGTCGAGACTGTGCGAGAGCTTCGCGCCGATTGGGCGTCGCTCGAGGGTGAGATCGATCACGAGCGGTACCGACACACGATGGAACGCTTCGACGAACACGTCGAACACGCCGCGATATGGCGGGACACGCTGGTTTCGTTCTTCTACGAGCACTCCGGAATTCCCGACGAGCGCGGTCGAGTCCCGCGAGCGAATTGA